In one window of Corynebacterium incognita DNA:
- a CDS encoding YbjN domain-containing protein → MSTKNPALDAVSMDRIVTAMATHDITLNRIEGHDVATANLNGLPCTFALLDSVAIVRADVLTEADFATADAGLFLASNQINSVSFGARAAIASHEGKLVVRTERDIPCAAGMTDEQLQVALKAAVDGVIAAQDAMVAAAEQMQQLNEEQSASTEQTD, encoded by the coding sequence ATGAGCACTAAGAATCCCGCCCTCGACGCCGTCTCCATGGATCGCATCGTCACGGCCATGGCCACCCACGACATCACTCTTAACCGCATCGAGGGTCACGACGTGGCCACCGCGAACCTCAATGGCCTGCCCTGCACGTTCGCGCTGCTGGATTCCGTGGCCATCGTGCGCGCCGACGTCCTCACCGAGGCAGATTTCGCGACCGCCGACGCCGGTTTGTTCCTGGCATCCAACCAGATCAACTCCGTGTCCTTCGGTGCCCGTGCCGCCATCGCCTCCCACGAAGGCAAGCTCGTGGTCCGCACTGAGCGCGACATCCCCTGCGCTGCAGGAATGACCGACGAGCAGCTCCAGGTGGCCCTGAAGGCTGCCGTCGACGGCGTTATCGCCGCACAGGACGCGATGGTGGCTGCCGCGGAGCAGATGCAGCAGCTCAACGAGGAACAGTCTGCATCCACGGAGCAGACTGACTAG
- a CDS encoding PPK2 family polyphosphate kinase: protein MAKFKLKHARTLRAGEGFRLADMDPGSTPGFDGDEDDLQERFEKYDEELYDLQELLFANSRANPDTTPSILLVLQGMDTSGKGGVIRKVMGVFDPQGVDSIGFGAPTEEEKQHDFLWRIERHVPRAGRIVAFDRSHYEDVLIQRVHGWVDEQEVTRRIEAIQDFEKRLADAGTRIIKVMLHISKDFQKENLLERLEDPEKHWKYSTGDLDERALWDDYMAAYEDAIARTDADHAPWYVIPSDNKDYARTAVKFLLVDALRGMELSWPEADFDVAAELERVRNAE from the coding sequence ATGGCTAAATTCAAGTTAAAACATGCCCGCACCCTGCGCGCCGGCGAAGGCTTTCGCCTCGCCGACATGGACCCTGGGTCCACTCCGGGTTTTGATGGCGACGAAGATGACCTGCAGGAACGTTTCGAGAAATACGATGAGGAGCTCTACGATCTTCAGGAGCTCCTCTTCGCCAATTCTCGTGCTAACCCGGACACCACGCCGAGCATCCTGCTGGTGCTTCAGGGCATGGACACCTCGGGCAAAGGCGGGGTCATCCGCAAGGTCATGGGAGTATTCGATCCCCAAGGCGTCGATAGCATTGGTTTTGGCGCACCGACGGAGGAAGAAAAACAGCACGACTTCCTCTGGCGCATCGAACGACATGTACCTCGCGCGGGTCGCATCGTGGCGTTTGACCGTTCCCACTACGAAGACGTGCTTATTCAACGCGTACATGGTTGGGTAGATGAACAGGAAGTCACCCGCCGTATCGAGGCAATCCAAGACTTCGAGAAGCGACTGGCTGATGCCGGCACGCGCATCATCAAGGTGATGCTGCACATCTCCAAGGATTTCCAGAAAGAAAATTTGCTGGAGCGCCTCGAGGATCCGGAAAAGCACTGGAAGTATTCCACGGGTGACCTCGATGAGCGCGCATTGTGGGACGACTACATGGCCGCTTACGAGGACGCTATTGCGCGCACGGACGCCGATCATGCGCCCTGGTACGTCATTCCCTCGGACAACAAAGATTACGCTCGCACCGCGGTGAAGTTCCTGCTTGTCGACGCCCTGCGGGGGATGGAGCTGAGTTGGCCAGAGGCTGACTTCGACGTTGCAGCGGAACTAGAGCGCGTTCGCAACGCCGAATAG
- the nusB gene encoding transcription antitermination factor NusB, with product MTEDSKKNYRRHGSRYRARRRAADILYEAENRDVDPVQLVAERIELARDRDNAVAPVAEYTRAIVSGVADELDTIDEKIERFLSTDWELHRIPAVDRAILRVSTWELLFNPDIPTATAVVEGVELASEYSHDAAPPYVHAVLDDIAQSRSESSPLDVAGDADADEVADAGAEAADTAESEAAGHAPQD from the coding sequence GTGACTGAGGACAGTAAGAAGAACTACCGCCGCCACGGTTCCCGTTACCGCGCGCGGCGCCGCGCCGCGGACATCCTGTACGAGGCGGAAAACCGCGACGTTGACCCTGTCCAACTCGTCGCCGAGCGCATCGAGCTCGCGCGCGATCGTGACAACGCGGTGGCACCGGTGGCCGAGTATACCCGCGCGATCGTGAGCGGCGTGGCTGACGAACTGGACACAATCGACGAGAAGATAGAACGCTTCCTTTCCACGGATTGGGAGCTCCACCGCATCCCAGCGGTGGACCGCGCCATCTTGCGAGTGTCCACCTGGGAACTGCTATTTAACCCCGACATCCCGACGGCGACAGCCGTGGTAGAGGGCGTTGAGCTCGCCAGCGAGTACTCTCACGACGCCGCGCCCCCGTACGTTCATGCTGTGCTGGACGACATCGCGCAGTCGCGCAGCGAATCCAGCCCGCTGGACGTCGCCGGTGATGCCGACGCAGATGAAGTAGCGGACGCGGGAGCAGAAGCCGCAGATACTGCGGAATCTGAAGCGGCCGGGCACGCGCCGCAGGACTAA
- the efp gene encoding elongation factor P, with amino-acid sequence MATTADFKNGLVLKVDNKLQQIIEFQHVKPGKGPAFVRTKLKDVVSGKTVDKTWNAGVKVETATVDRRDMTYLYNDGTNYIVMDDKDFEQVELSEDKFGNAAKFLLENMRVQVSFHEGEALFAELPVSVDLKVEHTEPGLQGDRSSGGTKPATLETGAEIQVPLFIETGNVLKVDTRTGEYLSRVTN; translated from the coding sequence GTGGCAACTACCGCCGACTTCAAGAACGGCCTGGTACTCAAGGTCGACAATAAGCTCCAGCAGATTATTGAATTCCAGCACGTTAAGCCGGGCAAGGGCCCTGCTTTCGTACGTACCAAGCTCAAGGATGTCGTCTCCGGTAAGACCGTGGATAAGACCTGGAACGCGGGCGTAAAGGTGGAGACCGCGACCGTGGACCGTCGCGACATGACTTACCTGTACAACGACGGCACCAACTACATCGTCATGGACGACAAGGACTTCGAGCAGGTAGAGCTCTCCGAGGACAAGTTCGGTAACGCCGCTAAGTTCCTGCTGGAAAACATGCGCGTGCAGGTGTCTTTCCACGAGGGCGAGGCGCTTTTCGCAGAGCTTCCGGTCAGCGTTGACCTCAAGGTCGAGCACACCGAGCCGGGCCTGCAGGGCGATCGTTCCTCCGGCGGCACGAAGCCCGCCACCCTGGAGACCGGCGCTGAGATCCAGGTGCCGCTGTTCATCGAGACCGGCAACGTACTCAAGGTGGACACCCGCACCGGTGAGTACCTGTCTCGCGTCACCAACTAA